A single genomic interval of Caldisalinibacter kiritimatiensis harbors:
- the treP gene encoding PTS system trehalose-specific EIIBC component — MGKFSSEAKQLLEYIGGKENIAAVSHCATRMRFVLNDTKKADVKKIEGIKTVKGTFTQAGQFQVIIGNEVSTFYNDFVAVAGVDGVSKDEAKKAGRQNMNLLQRLISHLGEIFTPLIPAIVVGGLILGFRNVIGDIKLLEDGTKTLTEVSQFWAGVHHFLWLIGEAIFFFLPVGITWSISKKMGTTQILGIILGITLVSPQLLNAYAVAGAEEIPVWDFGFAQVKMIGYQAQVIPAILAGFVLANLEIWVRKISPSYISMIVVPFFALVPTVLLAHVVLGPIGWKIGAAISNVVYAGLTSGLGWLFAAVFGFTYAPLVITGLHHMTNAIDLQLMSELGGTNLWPMIALSNIAQGSAVLAMIYINRKDEEEKQVSIPAAISCYLGVTEPAMFGINLKYVYPFLAAMIGSAIAAVISVGSNVMANSIGVGGLPGILSIKPQFIAIFALAMIVAIVVPFVLTIVFSKRKIAAKK; from the coding sequence ATGGGTAAATTTTCTAGTGAAGCTAAGCAGTTATTAGAATACATTGGTGGAAAAGAAAACATTGCTGCAGTTTCACATTGTGCAACTCGTATGAGATTTGTATTAAATGACACTAAGAAGGCTGACGTTAAAAAGATAGAAGGAATAAAAACAGTAAAGGGTACTTTTACACAAGCAGGACAGTTTCAAGTAATTATAGGAAATGAAGTATCAACTTTTTACAATGACTTTGTAGCAGTAGCAGGTGTAGATGGTGTAAGTAAAGACGAAGCTAAAAAAGCTGGAAGACAAAATATGAATTTATTACAAAGATTAATTTCTCACTTAGGTGAAATCTTTACACCATTAATTCCAGCTATCGTTGTAGGAGGTTTAATCCTAGGTTTCCGTAACGTAATTGGGGATATCAAGTTATTAGAAGATGGTACTAAAACTTTAACAGAAGTTTCACAATTTTGGGCTGGAGTTCATCATTTCTTATGGTTAATTGGTGAGGCTATATTCTTCTTCCTACCGGTAGGAATTACATGGTCTATATCTAAGAAGATGGGTACTACTCAAATACTAGGAATTATATTAGGTATTACTTTAGTATCTCCACAGCTATTAAATGCTTATGCGGTAGCAGGTGCTGAAGAAATACCAGTTTGGGATTTTGGATTTGCTCAAGTTAAGATGATAGGATATCAAGCACAAGTTATTCCAGCTATATTAGCAGGATTCGTTTTAGCTAACTTAGAAATTTGGGTACGTAAAATTTCACCAAGCTATATTTCAATGATTGTTGTTCCATTCTTTGCATTAGTACCAACAGTATTATTAGCACACGTAGTACTAGGACCAATAGGATGGAAAATAGGAGCTGCAATTTCAAATGTAGTATATGCAGGTTTAACTTCAGGACTAGGATGGTTATTTGCAGCAGTATTTGGATTTACTTATGCACCATTAGTAATTACTGGATTACATCACATGACAAATGCTATAGATTTACAGTTAATGAGTGAGTTAGGTGGAACTAACCTTTGGCCAATGATTGCGTTATCTAACATTGCCCAAGGTTCAGCAGTTTTAGCAATGATATATATAAACAGAAAAGACGAAGAAGAAAAACAAGTTTCTATTCCAGCAGCAATATCTTGTTATCTTGGAGTAACTGAGCCAGCAATGTTCGGTATTAACTTAAAATATGTATATCCATTCTTAGCTGCTATGATTGGTTCAGCAATTGCAGCTGTAATATCTGTAGGTTCAAATGTTATGGCTAACTCAATAGGAGTTGGAGGGCTACCAGGTATATTATCTATTAAACCACAATTCATTGCTATATTTGCTTTAGCAATGATAGTAGCAATAGTTGTACCATTTGTATTAACAATTGTATTCTCTAAGAGAAAAATTGCAGCTAAGAAATAA